A window of Aurantibacillus circumpalustris genomic DNA:
TGCGCTTAACAAACAGAAAGCAGATTTGGATAACCTTAACGTTGAACTTAAAAAACGAGAAGCGCGTGTAAATGAGTTACAAGATATTTTAAAAAAGAAGGATCAGGCTGCGGCTGACCTAAGAAAAAAACTAAGTGATGCCTTGGTTGGTTTTGAAAATAAAGGCTTAACAATAACACAAAGAAATGGAAAAGTTTATGTGAGTTTAGACGAGAGTTTATTGTTTGCTAGTGGAAAAACCAATGTAGAAGCGAAAGGAGTGGAGGCATTAAAAAATGTTGCCAATGTGCTGGAACAAAATCCGGATATAAACGTTATGGTAGAAGGACATACAGATGATGTGGCAATGAAAGGTTCGGGAGAGATAAAAGACAACTGGGATTTAAGCGTGATGCGTGCTACCTCGGTAACTAAAATACTATTGAATAGCGCAAAAATAGAACCTGAACGTATAATTTCAGCCGGAAGAGGAGAGTTTGTTCCACTAGATAAAGGCAAAACCCCTGAAGCCAGAAAGAAAAACAGACGGACAGAAATAATTTTGACACCTAAATTGGACGAGTTATTAAAAGTACTAGAAAGTAATTAATATTATATTGAAATTTTAAAAGTGAAATTATGGGCATGTTAAAAGAGTTTAAATCATTTGCAATTAGGGGCAACGTTATTGATTTAGCGATTGGTGTGGTTATTGGTGGTGCTTTTGGAAAAATAGTCGCTTCGCTTGTTGATGATATTATTACGCCCGCAGTTTTAACACCGGCACTAGAGGCCGCAAATCTCGCTGACCTTAACCAATTGGTTATTCCGGGTACAGCTATTAAATACGGTAATTTTGTCTCAACACTTATCTCTTTTGTCATTATAGCTTTTGTTTTATTTATGGTAATAAAGGCAATTAATGCAGCAAAGAAAAAAGAAGATGCTATACCGGCTGCTCCCCCAGAGCCTACTAATACCGAGAAATTATTGACTGAAATAAGAGATTCTCTTAAAAAGTAGATTTTTGCGGGTTAAACAATGACTTTGCTCCTTCAATTAACTTCTTAACAATTACATAACATTGTATTCTCTTTATATTAATGTAGTCGCGCGTATTTTACTCTCGATTAATAATTAATTTACATGAGAGCAATATTAAATTTACTTACACTTCTGGTTTTATGTTCGACATCGCTTTATTCACAGAATAGTGAAGCGGCACTGCCTAATGATAGTTTATCGAAAGAAATAAACCGTATAAAAAAAGATATTGCACAGCTTAAAAATTTAAAAATAAGCGGGTGGGTACAAGCTCAATTTCAAATTGCTGATACCAGAGGAATCTCTAACTATGAAGGCGGAACTTTTTCAGCCAATTCAGACAAACGTTTTATGATTCGTCGCGGGCGCGTGAAATTTACGTATAATGGAAAACACACTCAGTATGTTATGCAGTTAAATGGAACAGAAAGAGGATTAAATCTTACCGAAATATTTGCAACGGCAACCGATCCGTGGACTAAAGCTTTTTCCATTACTGCCGGCGTAATGAACAGACCATTTGGTTTTGAAATTGATCAATCCTCATCTGTAAGAGAGAGTCCGGAGCGTTCCCGTTACACTCAAATTTTAATGCCAAATGAGCGCGACTTAGGAGCAAAAATTGTAATTGCCCCTGGAGATAAAAGTAAACTGCATGGACTAAGATTGGATGCTGGATTCTATAACGGTCAAGGTATTTATGTACCGGGCACAAGCACTCCCGCAGGATATGCTGCGGGTACAACACCTCTTTTAGGTGTAAATGAAGTTGACTTTCAGAAGGATTTTATTGGAAGGTTGAGTTATTATAAAGGATTTAAAAACGATAAAATAAAAATTGGTATAGGCGTTTCACATTATAATGGGGGCAATACTTACCAGAATAATAAAGTATACGATCAAATTACAAATGATCAAGATGGCTTAAAAGTCTGGAAAATGGCAGATACTACCAACAAAACATTTAAAAACAAGACCGCGCCACGCATGTATTATGGTGCCGAGGCATTTTTTAGTATTAAAACAACGCTTGGAACTACAACTATTAGAGGTGAATATATTACAGGAACACAATCTGGTCAAAACAACAGCAGTAGCAGTCCATTTTTCTTACCTTCTTCAAAAGACACGTATATTAGAAACTTCAATGGCATGTACGCATATTTTATTCACAGAATAGCAAAAACAAAACATGAAATCGCTGTAAAATATGAGATTTATGATCCAAACACCAAAGTTGCAGGAAGAGATATTACAAGTGCTACTGTGAATGGACTTTCAAGCGCAGATATTAAGTTCACTCAATTGGGCCTTACCTATACGTATTATATGTACGAAAACGTAAAATTTATGTTTAACTACAATATCGTGACCAACGAAACAACCAATTTAAACGGGTTTACTAAAGATATTCGCGACAATATCCTGACAATTAGGATGCAATATAAATTTTAAGACATAGGTATCTTTTCTTAACATTAACTTAACATTCTGTTCTATATTTACAGATAGTTTTACCGATGTTTTAAAAATATACTTTATGTTTGGATTAGACACAACTTTAACGGTTCTTTTAATACTTTGTATTCTTTTAGCTTGTTTTTTTGAATTTATAAATGGCTTTCACGACACTGCCAATGCAGTAGCAACGGTTATTTACACCAATTCGATGAAGCCAACTGTAGCGGTTATATACAGTGGTTTATTAAATTTTTCGGGTGTGATGTTGGGCGGAATCGCCGTGGCAATGGGAATTGTAAACTTACTGCCGATGGATACATTGGTTGATTCTAATCCCTATCATGGTATTGCCATGGTTTTGGCTTTATTATTAAGTTCAATCATTTGGAATTTCGGTACCTGGTATTTTGGAATTCCCTCTTCCAGTTCGCACACATTAATCGGTTCAATTCTTGGAATAGGGATTGCCTTTTATTTTTTACCTGGAGAGGTGGGCGCAAGTGCTGTTAATTGGGATAAGGCAAAAGATACCGGAGCAGCTCTATTATTATCGCCGTTACTGGGATTTTCGGCTGCAATCATTATAATGTTTGTATTTAAACGCTTAGTCACTAATGAGGTTATTTACAAAGAACCCATTCCAGGTAAAAAGCCACCTATTTGGATTCGCATGTTATTATGGTTAACCTGTGGAATGGTAAGTTTTTTCCATGGTCAAAATGATGGCCAAAAAGGAGTAGGATTAATCATGTTAATTTTGATTGCCGTTTTACCTGCGCAGTTTTCAGTAGACTCTAGTATTAATCTCCAAAGCACTACAGGAAATATTAATAAGATTGAAGCCTTAATGATTAAAGCTGATACAAGTGTATTAGCCGCAAAGGAAAAAAAGCTTCATGCAGACTTACTTTTACACGCGGGCCACTTTAAAACTATAACAGAGGGAAAATTTAGTACAGAAGAAATATCATTAAAAGATCGTTTTTCCCTAAGAAAGGATGTTATAAAAATTACAAAGGGTGCTGATAAAATGATTAGCGGTGGAAATTTAGCGCTAAGTTTAAATGAGATAAGCGAATTAAAAAAAGAGATTAAAGCCACAAAAAAACTAGTAGAATTTGCGCCAACATGGGTAATAATTTTAATATCAGTGTGTTTAGGTTTGGGTACAATGGTAGGTTGGAAACGCATTGTAAAAACTGTTGGAGAGAAGATCGGTAAACAACACATGAGTTATGCGCAGGGTGCAAGTGCTGAGATAGTAGCGTCTATTGGAATTGGACTTGCAAGCTGGAAAGGACTTCCTGTTAGTACTACGCATATGTTATCATCAGGTATTGCCGGATCGATGGTGGCGAAGAAGGGATTAAAGAATCTACAAAAGGGAACTGTAAAAACAATTGCTCTTACATGGGTGCTTACTCTTCCTGTTACAATTATTTTATCAGCGTCTTTATTTTTATTATTTAGAGCGATTTTATAAATCAAAATATTTTATTAGAAAGCGCAACTATTTTTGTTGCGCTTTTTTTATGCCTATATAATTGCTTACTTTATAATATTAAACAATCACTGAAAATAGTTGTCGTTTGCACCATGTTGTTTGCAACAATCGTGCATTTTGGTTTAGTTGCTATTCATGCTAATCCTTACCCAATTAGCAAAAGTAAGCTTGATTATTATGCCGAATGGTATTCATATCCCTTTTTTACACAAAACTGGAATTTGTTTGCTCCAGTGCCAAACACTAACTACAAACTTTTTGTAGAGTATGAGGATAAAGAATATGGTAGCCATCGAATTCAAAAAAAGGACATCTTCCAAGAAATACTTTTTAAACATCAAACGAATCGTTTAAAAGGCTACGGGCCTCTACTGCTTGCCTTTTCAAACAGCATCCATTATTTTGAAAAAAACACAGACAAAATAAAAAGTTTAAACGGGCCAATACTTAACGCCCCTTATTTTGATATACTAAAGAATAGTGCTTTAAATTATATTAGATCGACTCAGAAAACCAAGATCGAAAAAATGAAAATGATATTATATGTTCAATCTGTAGATACAAATTTTACAAGAGTCTATTATAATTAAAAAACATACTCTTTTTACACTTGTTATCTTCTTTAGTATTGTTTAATTTTAAACCAAACCTTTACACTATGCAACGCTATTATGTTAAACCAGATTACACTGTAACTACTTGGGAGTTATTAAAACCTTATTTCGAGGAATTAAAAGAGCGCAAACTTAACTCTTCTGAAGAATTAGAAAAATGGTTGAAAGATTACAGTGAATTGGGGGCCGTTGTAGGAGAGAATATGGCTTGGCGCTATATTAGAATGACCTGCGATACAACGAATACGGAGTTGCGGGATCGTTTTAATGATTTTGTTCAAAACATTGAGCCGCACATGGCACCAATTGCCAATGATTTGAATGTAAAGTTAATGGCTTCGCCTTATAAAGATAAACTCACAAAAACAGGCTACGATATTTATTTAAGAGGCATAAAAAATAGCATCGATCTTTTTAGAGAAGAAAACATTCCGCTTAACACACAATTACAAGAATTGGAACAACAGTTCGGTGAAATTAACGGAGCACAGAGCATTGAGCATGAAGGAGAAAAAATAACATTACAAAAAGCATCGGTTTATCTAAAAGATTTGGATAGAACAGTTCGCGAAACGGTTTATAAAAAAGTTCAAAAACGCAGAGCAGAAGATGAGGGAGCATTGAATGACTTATTCACTAAGTTAATTAACCTTCGACACCAAGTCTCTTTGAATGCGGGATTTAAAAACTATAGAGATTATAAACACCAATCCTTAGCCCGTTTTGATTATAGCGTACAAGATTGTTTAAATTTTCACGAAGCTGTTAAACTACACGCTGTGCCACTTATAAACGAGCACGATAAAAGACGTAAAGAAAAACTAAAGCTGGCAGACTACCGTCCCTGGGATACCTCTGTGGATGAAGAAGGACTGCCACCTTTAAAGCCATTTGCGAATGCACAAGAATTAATTGATCGCACCATTGAGTGTTTCAATAAACTCGACCCTTTTTTTGGCGAGTGTATTGATACCATGCAAAAACTAAAACGATTAGATTTGGATAGTCGTTTAGGTAAGGCGCCAGGTGGATATCAATATCCATTATATGAAACGGATGTACCTTTTATTTTTATGAATTCAGTGGGATTGCATCGCGATTTAGTAACCATGGTTCATGAAGGTGGACACGCCATTCACTCTTTCTTAGATTTTGATTTAGAATTGGTAGATTTTAAATCACCTCCAAGTGAAGTAGCTGAACTTGCAAGCATGAGTATGGAGTTGATGAGCATGGAGCATTGGGATGTGTTTTTTAAAAATGAAGATGAATTGAAACGCGCAAAACGTCAGCAATTGGAAAGTGTGATGGATACATTGCCATGGATTGCAGCGATAGATCGCTTTCAACACTGGATTTACAAAAACCCTGATCATACTACCGAACAGCGCTACGAAGAGTGGGAAAGAATTATTGAGGACTTTGGCAGCGATGAAATTAACTACAAAGGTCTTGAAGATAATTTGAGACGTCGTTGGCAGGTACAATTGCATTTGTTTGAAGTACCGTTTTATTATATCGAATATGGTTTTGCTCAACTAGGCGCTATTGCTGTTTGGCGCAATTATAAAACTAATCCTAAAAAAGCAGTTGAAAATTATAAAAAAGCGCTGGCTTTGGGATACACAAAATCAATTCCAAAAATTTACGAAGCCGCAGGAGTCAAATTTGATTTCAGTCCTGATTACATTAAAGAGCTAATGGATTTTGTAAAAGCGGAATACGAGAAGATTTAGTTTTCGCTTCTATTAACCACATAAGAAACATAAGTTCACATAAGTATGGTTAACCCTTATGTTGTCTTGTGTTTCTTATGTGGGTTGTATTTAGGAGCTAGGCTAACTCAGTCACCACACCATTATCGAAAGTAAGTGTTCGCGATTTAAATTTGTTGTAGACTAACATATCATGCGTGGCGAAAAGAACGGCACGACCTGTATCACTGAGATCTTTAAGTAAAACTAAAATTTCTTCTGAAGTGGCAGGATCTAAATTACCAGTTGGCTCATCTGCTAAGATCAATTCTGGATCGTTTACCAAAGCACGTCCAATACTTACACGTTGTTGCTCACCACCAGAAAGTTCATGTGGCATTTTATTTTCTTTGCCCTCTAGATTTACCTTTTTAAATACCTCGTAGATGCGTTCTTTAATTTTTGCCTCGTCTCTCCAGCCTGTTGCTTTCATTACGAATTTAAGATTGTTGTATATACTACGATCACCTAATAATTGAAAATCTTGAAACACAATTCCTAACTTCCTTCTTAAATAGGGAATTTCTCTTTGTTTTAAATGTGGTAGATCAAAACCACAACAATTGGCATCGCCTACTTTTACAGGAAGGTCACCATATAAGGTTTTTAAAAAACTACTTTTCCCGCTTCCTGTTTTACCGAGCAAATACACAAATTCACCTTTATTAACTTCTAGACTTAGGTCAGAAACAACAGGACGCTCGTCTTGAAAGATGGTAACATTGGTATACTTGATTAACTCACTCATAAAAACCTCTAAGGTAGAATGAATGTAACTTTTATCGCTAATCAACTTATACCAATATCAACACAAGCGGGTTAATAACTGTAAGCCATTATAGCAAAAGCGCGCCTTTAAGAAAACTAAATTTATTGAGATAAAATTTTACCTGATTTAGTAGTAATGAAGTATCTAATAAAGACGAGCTTTACGTTGCTTTTTATTTTAACTGGACTAGCAATTAAGGCGCAAAGAACCGCCATATATGCAGATCAGGATGTGATTTATAAACAGGGACTAGAATTGTTTGATAAAAAACAATTTGCAAGTGCGCAGGAAAGTTTTGTTGAATTTTCTGCCAAAACAAAATCAACACTTTTAAAAGAAGACGCCACCTATTATGCTGCAGCCTGCGGAATAGAATTGTTTAACAAAGACAGCGAATGGCTCATGCGTGAATTCATCGCTAAGAATCCATCAAGTACCCGCATTAACAGTGCCTGGTTTTATCTTGGCAAATCAAATTTTCGCAAAAAAAAATACGATACAACCATTGAGTATTTAGAAAAAATAGATGAATACAAATTAGACAAAGAACAATTGGCTGAGTTATATTTCAAGCGGGGTTATAGTTATTTACAAGAAAAAAATGATGAAAAAGCTAAAGCAGATTTTTACGAAATAAAGGATGTAGAAAATAAATATAGCGCTCCGGCTGCTTACTACTATGCCCATCTTGCTTACAAAGAAAAAAACTATGAAATCGCTTTGCAAGGATTTAACAAGTTAGTAGGTAACGAAACTTTTGGAAGTGTGGTGCCTTACTATATCACACAAATTTATTTCATTCAAGGTAAATTTGAAAAGGTGGTAAAAGAAGCGCCAAAATTGTTAAACGACACAGCATACATTCAGAAAGCAGGCGATATTAATCGCATGATTGGCGAAAGTTATTTCAACATGAAAGAGTATGCAAATGCTTTAATCTATCTTAAAAAAACTGAATTGGGTTATGGAATGAATGCGCAGGGCAATTATGTTTTAGGATTTTGTTATTATAAAATGAAAGACTATACTAACGCAGAACGCAACTTACAAAAAGCAACTGAAGGGAAAGATTCTGTAGCTCAAAGTGCTTGGTATCACATGGCCGATTGCGATATTAAGTTAGGCGAGAAATTGAAAGCTAAGAACGCTTTTTACAGCGCCTATCAGTTAAACTTCGATAAAAAAATAACCGAAGACGCGCTTTTTAGCTTTGCTAAATTGAGTTATGAATTAGATTTTAATCCATACAACGAAGCTGTAAAAGGGTTTACGAAATACATAAATGAATACCCTAAATCGCCGAGAAAAGATGAGGTGTATAATTTTTTAATCAATGTTTATTCAACAACTAAAAATTACGCAGCCGCGGTTATTAGTATGGAGAGTATCGAGAACATGGATCCAATACTGAAAGTTACGTATCAAAAATTAATATATTTCAGAGGCGTTGAGTTTTTTAACAATGGCGATTTGGATAATGCCGAAGTACAATTTAAAAAATCGTTGCTGCAAAATACGGATATGGCATTAAATTCTTTATCTCAATATTGGTTAGCAGAGATTTCTTATTTAAGAAAAAACTACACAACCGCTATAGAAGGATGGAAAAAATTTCAGGTTACACAAGGCGCAACAAGTCTTATGGAATATGACTTAAGTAACTATGCAATTGGTTATGCCTATTTTCACCGTAAGGATAAAGACGATTACACTAATGCAAATATTTCGTTTCGCAAATTTTTATTAACCAAGAATAGTTACGATGAAAATAAAATAGCGGATGCAAATATTCGTACCGCCGATGCTTATTTTATGAACCGTGATTTTATTCAGGCTTCCGATTATTACAAAAAGGCTATAGCCTTGAATAAAATCGATGTGGATTATTCTTTGTATCAAAAGGCTTTATGCGACGGTCTAAATAAAAACTACATTGAGAAAATTGCTGAACTTAAAAAAATTGAAACACGTCATCCGCACTCAAATTACATAGTACCAACATTAAACGAAATAGCGGAGACTTATTACAACAATGTGAAGGATGAAGACAATGCGATTCTTTATTATGAACGAATTTTGAAAAACTTTCCAAACTCAAGTGCGGTGAACACCTCGTATGCACAATTGGGAAACATTTATTTTAATCGCAAACAAGACGATAAAGCTTTGGAGTACTTTGACAAGTTTGTTAGGACTGACGCTAAGAGCGAAGCGGCAAAAGATGTATTGCAGCAAATTAAAAAGATCTTTGAAGCAAAAGGCGATGTAGATGCAATGACTGCTTATTTTGCTTCAGTTGGAAATCCTTTATCGGAAGATCAGATTGAAAAGGCAAGTTATCAAACCGCTTACGACGCATTTTACACGGATAATAATTGCGACATAGCAATGCCTAAATGGGAGACTTATATTTCTAAATTTCCAAATGGCAGACATATTTCGGAAGCACAATTTCGTTTTGCTGAATGCGCCTACAGCAAGAGCATGTTCGAAAAAGCGATTCCTTCGTACCAATATATTATAACACGCCCTCGTTCTGTGTACAGCGAAGTATCACTTGCTAAAACGTCGTATTTGTATTATAAAGACAAAAAGTACGCGGAAGCACTTCCTTTGTTTCAGCAGTTGCAGGAAATAGCTGAAACACCTTCTAATAAAAGCGCAGGAAAGTTCGGCGCTATGCGGTGCGCGTTTTATATGAAGGAGTATACAGTGGCATTAAACGAATGCACCAAAGTATTAAATACTGAAAAACTCACCCCACAAGAAACAAGCGAAGCTAAATATATTAAGGCGAAGTCGCTTTACGAAACAAAACGATTGGATGATGCGCTGATAGAATTCACAGCAATGACGAAAGCAGCGAAAAATGTGACAGGAGCCGAAGCATACTATTATATTGGAAGAATTCAGTTTGCTAAACAAGATTATAAAGAAGTTGAAAAAACAATTAATAAATTAATTAGTTACGAATACAGCAACGACGATTGGAATAATAAGGGAATGCTGCTTTTAGCAGATTCCTATATTGCATTGAAAGATGACGCTAATGCTCAGGTTGTTCTTGAAAGCGTTATTGGAGCAAAAATTAAACAGGAATATGTAGATGAGGCGAATAGCCGATTAGCAGCATTAAAAGAAAGACAAATTAAAGAATTGTCTCCTGTTGAAAATAAAGGAGCAACACAACAAGGCAATGAAATGAAAGTGGAATTTAATCAAACAAAAAAGGACAGCGCTTTATTTAATAACGAGCCAGAAGTAATACAAGTGCCAGCACCAACCACAACTATTAGCGAACAACCAAAATAAGTAAGTAACATGAACTCAGGAAAGACCTATAACGAAGAGACGAGTGCTACATCTTTTTTGAATAAAAGACGGAAAAAGCAGATAGAATGGATATTGATCTTTCTTTTTGTTTGTGCTTACGCCGTAATAACGTTTGCGCAAACCGGCTTAAACGACCTTAGTTTTACGGCTGATAGTAAATTTCAACCAACTATTAAAGACGCAAAAAAGTTTTCAGATTTACCTGAAATAAAAGACAGCGTGCAACGTATAGATAATATTAAGTATACGATAACAAGTGCTCCAATTTTTCCAAAATACCAAACGCAGCCCATTGATGCAGCGAAACTACAGAACGAACCATTAAATAAATTATACCACTCTTTATTAAAATTAGGCTATGGCCCAATTTATAATATGCCATACGGTGAATTTTGGATAGCAAATACGCGTTCAAAGGAAAGTAGTTATGGAGCACACCTAAAACATTTTTCAAGTAGCGGCACAGTAAAAGACGCAGGGTATGGTGGATTTAGCGACAATGTGATTAATGTGTTTGGAAAACGTTTTTATAAAAAACACACGCTAAGCGGCGACCTTAATTACGAAAGAAATGTCGTTCACTATTATGGTTACGATACGAAACTAAACACGCTCGATAAAAACTATACACGTCAACGTTATCAATTGTTTGAGCCAAAAATTCAATTGTTAAGTCATTATACAGACAGTACACATATCAATCATAACATAAATTTGAGTTATTACAACCTTCAAAATCTTTTTAGAGAAACTGAAAACAATGTAAAGCTGAACGCACTTGGAACTGGTTTTATAAATAAAGAAAAATTAAATGTTGGATTTCTTGCAGATTTTTATAACCACAAACAGGCCAATGATAGCATGAACGATCTTATTGTAAGCATTAGTCCTTCGTTTGAAGCGAATGGTAAAAAGTGGCATGCAGATATGGGCGTTACGGGGACTCTGGATAATTTTAATAAGACAACTAAATTTTATTTTTATCCGCAGTTAAATTTACATTATGATGTTTATGAAAGTCTGGTTATTCCTTATGCAGGGGTAACAGGTAAATTAGTCAAAAACAGCATGCGTAGTTTAACGAGTGAAAATGCATTCATTGATACAACCATTAATTATAAAAACACAAATAACAAATACAATCTTTTTGGAGGATTAAGAGGTAATCTAAGTAGTAATACATCTTACGACGCCAAAGTAAATTACGCGCAGTACGACAACCTTCATTTTTTTGTTATTGATTACTCTGGTAATAATTTATTATATAATCAGTTTAATGTTTTGTATGATAACACCAGTGTCTTAACCATTAGCGGACAACTGAAATATCACTACAAAGAGAAGTGGAACTTTATAGGAAAAGGAAACTATTATATTTATAAAACAAAAACATTAATACACGCGTATCATAAGCCTGATTTCGATCTAACACTTTCGTCGGTTTATAATATGCAAAGCAAACTTATATTTAGAGCGGATGTGTTTTTTATGGGTAAGCAATGGGCTTTGACTCAAGCGGATGATGGTGTAACCAAAACGTTGAAACCAAAACAAATTAATGGTTGGCTTGATATTAATTTAGAAGCCGAGTACCGTTACAGCAAAATGTTGAGTTTTTTCGCGAGATTTAACAACATAGCGAGTCAACGCTATTACCGTTGGGAGCATTATCTTAGTCAACGCTTTAATTTTATGGTGGGCTTAACGTTTGTTCCTTTTTAAGTTAGCGAAAACTTCCTAAATCAAGCGGCAACAAATTCTTTCGTGCTAATTCTTGAATCCGATAGATATCGGATTCGTGGCTTTGTGAGAGGAGGACAAAATCCTATATTTGCCTATATTAATTTCATGAGTCGTCTACCTGTTCTAAAAACATATAAATTATTTATTGCCGGTCAGTTTCCGAGAACTGAAAGTGGAAGGTACTACGAATTAAAAAACACAAAACAACAAATTATTGCAAATGTGTGCTTAGGTTCACGCAAGGACTTTAAGAATTCAGTTGTTGCGGCTCGTACGTCTTTTCCTAGTTGGAGCGGGCGATCTGCTTTTAACCGCGGACAGATTTTGTATCGTATTGCAGAAATGTTAGAGGGAAGAAAATCACAGTTTACAGAAGAGATGCTTTTGCAAGGTATTTCAAAAAAAGCTGCAGAATCTGAAATTAGTTTAAGTATTGATAGGTTAATTCATTACGCAGGATGGTGCGATAAATACCAGCAAATTTTTAGTTCAGTAAATCCAGTAGCTTCTTCGCATTTTAATTTTTCTGTTCCTGAGCCAGCAGGAGTAATTTCTGTTATTGCACCTGAAACTTCAGGACTGTTGGGTTTGATAAGTGTTATCGCTCCAATTATTATAGGTGGAAATACTTGTATTGTGCTGGCTTCTGAAAAATTACCATTATCCGCAATAACTTTTTGTGAAGTGTTGGCTACTTCAGATTTACCCCATGGGGTGATAAATGTGTTAACGGGTGCAAGTAGAGAACTGCACAGCCATTTTTCATCTCACATGGATGTGAATGCAATAGTGTATTGCAGAAACAACAAGGCGGAAATAAAACTCATTCAGGAAAATTGCTCTTTAAATGTAAAGCGATTTTATCATTGGAATAAAGATTGGACTAAAGTAGAAAATCAAAACCCATATTTAATCCTTAACCTTCAAGAAATAAAAACCACTTGGCATCCAATCGAAAATAACAGTGTAAGTGGAGCTAAGTATTAATACTTGAAATTATAGAGATCCTTTATTATGCCTTCTTACCTTTTTATGTCGGGAAACACCTGGACAAGAGTCACATTTGTTTTTTTGAAGAAAACAACATTCCATTGTATTTACAAGAATTGCGAAAACGGAAAACAGAAGTAAATATCTTTTAAGCATAATTATCCTTACAAATATAAGCGAATATTTTACTACTTTTAGCCTTTATCACTAAAGGTGATTTACGAAAAAATGTAAAA
This region includes:
- a CDS encoding OmpA family protein, whose product is MMKTKTIACFLGLALLISCVPERKLEETKTKLTTCETNLADLKKSSMENEAKLAQLTEQATNNEKVIRALKMDTTHNGSSLRNLVSKYDKLDQLNGQLMDRLNKLMSGAEKDNAKLSGELQMTTEQLLKKQDELKQLEVALNKQKADLDNLNVELKKREARVNELQDILKKKDQAAADLRKKLSDALVGFENKGLTITQRNGKVYVSLDESLLFASGKTNVEAKGVEALKNVANVLEQNPDINVMVEGHTDDVAMKGSGEIKDNWDLSVMRATSVTKILLNSAKIEPERIISAGRGEFVPLDKGKTPEARKKNRRTEIILTPKLDELLKVLESN
- the mscL gene encoding large-conductance mechanosensitive channel protein MscL, which translates into the protein MGMLKEFKSFAIRGNVIDLAIGVVIGGAFGKIVASLVDDIITPAVLTPALEAANLADLNQLVIPGTAIKYGNFVSTLISFVIIAFVLFMVIKAINAAKKKEDAIPAAPPEPTNTEKLLTEIRDSLKK
- a CDS encoding inorganic phosphate transporter — encoded protein: MFGLDTTLTVLLILCILLACFFEFINGFHDTANAVATVIYTNSMKPTVAVIYSGLLNFSGVMLGGIAVAMGIVNLLPMDTLVDSNPYHGIAMVLALLLSSIIWNFGTWYFGIPSSSSHTLIGSILGIGIAFYFLPGEVGASAVNWDKAKDTGAALLLSPLLGFSAAIIIMFVFKRLVTNEVIYKEPIPGKKPPIWIRMLLWLTCGMVSFFHGQNDGQKGVGLIMLILIAVLPAQFSVDSSINLQSTTGNINKIEALMIKADTSVLAAKEKKLHADLLLHAGHFKTITEGKFSTEEISLKDRFSLRKDVIKITKGADKMISGGNLALSLNEISELKKEIKATKKLVEFAPTWVIILISVCLGLGTMVGWKRIVKTVGEKIGKQHMSYAQGASAEIVASIGIGLASWKGLPVSTTHMLSSGIAGSMVAKKGLKNLQKGTVKTIALTWVLTLPVTIILSASLFLLFRAIL
- a CDS encoding DUF5819 family protein, with the protein product MLFATIVHFGLVAIHANPYPISKSKLDYYAEWYSYPFFTQNWNLFAPVPNTNYKLFVEYEDKEYGSHRIQKKDIFQEILFKHQTNRLKGYGPLLLAFSNSIHYFEKNTDKIKSLNGPILNAPYFDILKNSALNYIRSTQKTKIEKMKMILYVQSVDTNFTRVYYN
- a CDS encoding M3 family oligoendopeptidase, with protein sequence MQRYYVKPDYTVTTWELLKPYFEELKERKLNSSEELEKWLKDYSELGAVVGENMAWRYIRMTCDTTNTELRDRFNDFVQNIEPHMAPIANDLNVKLMASPYKDKLTKTGYDIYLRGIKNSIDLFREENIPLNTQLQELEQQFGEINGAQSIEHEGEKITLQKASVYLKDLDRTVRETVYKKVQKRRAEDEGALNDLFTKLINLRHQVSLNAGFKNYRDYKHQSLARFDYSVQDCLNFHEAVKLHAVPLINEHDKRRKEKLKLADYRPWDTSVDEEGLPPLKPFANAQELIDRTIECFNKLDPFFGECIDTMQKLKRLDLDSRLGKAPGGYQYPLYETDVPFIFMNSVGLHRDLVTMVHEGGHAIHSFLDFDLELVDFKSPPSEVAELASMSMELMSMEHWDVFFKNEDELKRAKRQQLESVMDTLPWIAAIDRFQHWIYKNPDHTTEQRYEEWERIIEDFGSDEINYKGLEDNLRRRWQVQLHLFEVPFYYIEYGFAQLGAIAVWRNYKTNPKKAVENYKKALALGYTKSIPKIYEAAGVKFDFSPDYIKELMDFVKAEYEKI
- a CDS encoding cell division ATP-binding protein FtsE, with amino-acid sequence MSELIKYTNVTIFQDERPVVSDLSLEVNKGEFVYLLGKTGSGKSSFLKTLYGDLPVKVGDANCCGFDLPHLKQREIPYLRRKLGIVFQDFQLLGDRSIYNNLKFVMKATGWRDEAKIKERIYEVFKKVNLEGKENKMPHELSGGEQQRVSIGRALVNDPELILADEPTGNLDPATSEEILVLLKDLSDTGRAVLFATHDMLVYNKFKSRTLTFDNGVVTELA